Proteins found in one Panthera tigris isolate Pti1 chromosome B3, P.tigris_Pti1_mat1.1, whole genome shotgun sequence genomic segment:
- the ANKRD9 gene encoding ankyrin repeat domain-containing protein 9 yields MPWDARRPGGGADGGPEGAGAARSRAQKQCRKSSFAFYQAVRDLLPVWLLEDMRASEAFHWDERGRAAAYSPSEALLYALVHDHQAYAHYLLATFPRRALAPPSAGFRCCAAPGPHVALAVRYNRVGILRRILRTVRDFPPEERARVLDRRGCSRVEGGGTALHAACELARPECLFLLLGHGASPGLRDGGGLTPLELLLRQLGRDAGAPNAAAAAAGAPASAPGEPRQRRLLLLDLLALYTPAGAAGPARRELLGDRPRWQRLLGEDKFQWLAGLAPPSLFVRAMQVLVTAISPGRFPEALDELPLPPFLQPLDLTGKG; encoded by the coding sequence ATGCCGTGGGACGCGCGGCGGCCCGGGGGCGGCGCGGACGGCGGGCCGGAGGGCGCAGGCGCGGCGCGCTCACGGGCGCAGAAGCAGTGTCGCAAGTCGTCGTTCGCCTTCTACCAGGCCGTCCGCGACCTGCTGCCGGTGTGGCTGCTCGAGGACATGCGCGCCAGCGAGGCCTTCCACTGGGACGAGCGCGGCCGCGCCGCCGCTTACTCGCCCTCCGAGGCGCTGCTCTACGCGCTCGTGCACGACCACCAGGCGTACGCGCACTACCTGCTGGCCACGTTCCCGCGGCGCGCGCTCGCGCCACCCAGCGCCGGCTTCCGCTGCTGCGCGGCGCCCGGGCCGCACGTGGCGCTGGCCGTGCGCTACAACCGCGTGGGCATCCTGCGCCGCATCCTGCGCACCGTGCGCGACTTCCCGCCCGAGGAGCGCGCGCGCGTGCTCGACCGGCGCGGCTGCAGCCGCGTGGAGGGTGGTGGCACGGCGCTGCACGCGGCCTGCGAGCTGGCGCGCCCCGAGTGCCTCTTCCTGCTGCTTGGCCACGGCGCGTCACCCGGCCTGCGCGACGGCGGCGGCCTCACGCCTCTTGAGCTGCTGCTGCGCCAGCTGGGCCGCGACGCCGGGGCCCCCAatgccgccgctgccgccgccgggGCGCCCGCCTCTGCGCCCGGGGAGCCGCGCCAGCGCCGCCTGCTGCTGCTTGACCTGCTGGCGCTGTACACGCCCGCGGGCGCCGCCGGCCCTGCCCGCCGGGAGCTGCTGGGCGACCGGCCGCGCTGGCAGCGGCTGCTGGGCGAGGACAAGTTCCAGTGGCTGGCGGGCCTGGCGCCGCCCTCGCTCTTCGTGCGCGCCATGCAGGTGCTGGTCACCGCCATCTCGCCTGGACGCTTCCCCGAGGCCCTAGACGAGCTGCCGCTGCCGCCTTTCCTGCAGCCGCTGGACCTCACGGGCAAGGGCTAG